The sequence TTTGGTATGTGCAAagaatttgttttcttcaggacaaggaaaataacaaggagACACTTAATGGCCCTTTCaactcaacaataattattattagtaaaatccaactagtggtctatcatcaatgctgcattctgattggttgagctactagtaggctatatgttatagaccactagtagcgaaagcgcccgccatatttgtaatgttttggcggtaaaaaggggattgatgtctagctttaactcgcgaaagatgtttagtctcgatatttttttgaccaactagttggattttactaaaacaattattcctcgagcccgaatgggctatgagtcaatagcccatgaggccgaaggccgagtgggctattgactcagaggctatgagggtgagaggaataattgttaattagctcATGGTTAGGGTGCATTaattgagttatggatgcatgtgGGAGGTTGATGAGCATGAGAGAAGTATAGAGAAAAATAATAAGCTTCTTCAATAATTGTGTTCATTggtcaataaaaataattatttaattctttgatcgtgagcgggcggtatcctgagaatcctgcaatctgattggttccgggaacgggcagtattttcctatcttctgaccacggtcatggtaaccaactacgctaagcgcaaagtgaagttgcgaatagaaagagcgaggtttcaatttgtcttaattgttttttgcaatagataaagcagtgttattgttcaactttctcataaaaatgtaaaaatgttcctgaacaattcattttattgtacatttgttgacacgttgatgagacgatgtctaaaataaaaacataacttttccagtttttcttaacagtttctcctacctcctaaaaatagaacttagaaataaataaaaatgttattcaccggccttggtcggcccatattgggaaaaactgtgccctctgtctcgagtactcgagacctcgggcacagtttttcccaatacggccctcccggccggtgaataacatatatttataccttgattgaaaaagatcatctggatgataggagtcctgagaaggactgttgttagtgactgacgtttcgacaacctgtgcggaagcacAGGTGACTCTggagatggcttctgcacaggttgtcgaaacaggactcctatcacccagatgatctttttcaatcaaggtatgttactcctcctcaaaccattttcttaaaaataattatgataaacaAAACTCTTTTTTATGCCCAGAatgctggaaatagcatttctgAGCctctaaatttcaaatttttctgggggagcatacccctAGACACCCCATACAGCCTCCTTTTCTGTCACAGCCACATGTTCTACCTCCAGCAGTCCCATGTAAAAAAACTTATTGAAACTCATGATCCTTAACTCAAATGGACACACACTAACCATAaaccaatgataataataaattactgatgatattattttcattttgtaacactgacattattttatcaactTTTGTTTTTTCGAAACCCATTGAAATGTTACAGACATGCACTTTTTGTGTCATCACCGTGTGTCCATAAGATTATGAGTGCCATGGTTAGGTGGCATACACAATATGCCCATTGCTTGGCTGAAAATGGAGGACTTTGCAGGTTATATTATCACAATTTATACTAgatttaaattaagaaaaaaagatttaaattaagaaaaaacaaGCGTAGGACAACACTCAATGGTCAACAGTAACTATCGTTTACATCAACATTGTAATAATTACAGCAtagaatttttatttaaaaaatgacGTGTGCAGATCTGTGACTGACAAcataatttctttctttgtacATCATTTCTCTCACCTAATCTATTGTCCTTTAACTTCAAAGAGCTGATCGTAGAATTCATGCTTAATGCAAGAATAAAGTTCTTGTTGAAATTTGCTGTGTGTTCTTTGAGAATAAAAGTAAAATAGGTTACTCATTGCAAAGGTCACAGCCCAGGCTCTAGTTGCAGTTGATATCATAAAGCCTCAGACAACATGAATTACTCTTCATGCTTGCATCAATGAATAAAagtaattagtataaatttactcgtagtctatcgtgaatccgtgagtctgattggctatattactcgtagactatctgctgatagtctacagttgtgaatagccaataaaaatcgttctcctatttattctgaccaatcacaaagctttaaattttaaattgtgtatcgcgaattttaaattgttcagtGCACATTGCTTCAGTGCACATTGCgcacagtgtttgaaaccttgaatttgaattgtaaacacaataatttatgcaatgagaccattagaaatttatactaaaacaattagactactcgctctcgttttctaagagcgatagtcaactcggctgcgcctcgttgactatctgctcgtagaaaactcgggctcgtggtctaattgttaattagtccCAACATTGTTAATGACCTGTATCCTTTTGAAGAAATactttgaaaagagaaaaaatttctTGGGCAGGGTTTAATGGAGTTCCCTCCCCCCACCCCACTGCTGCATTATAGGAACCAGTATGCTTGCAGAAGCACATCATACATCTTAGTCCAAGCATGGTCAATAAAATTTGCAGATAGCTACCTAATCCAATGCAAGGTCAGGTGTAGTTACATATGCAGCAACAGTTTTCGTCTACATTGTTCTGTTGAAGTTTAAACTCACTCTTTCACGTAAtgatcattattaatttttattattaatctAACTTGGATAAGCACTGGTCTCTccttatttgttcttttttataaCAAATTGCACTCAAACACTTGTGATTACCTGTATAAACTGATATGAATTATTTACCTCCCAGTTTACAACTGCTCAGATTCAAGCCAGTGAGTGCATTGTTATGTTTCAGCATCTTGGCCAGACTATCATTGGTACCAGAGTCATAACTGTTTCCCTTCACATTGAGATGTTTTAAAACTTGGTTACCTAACATTAAgtaaataaaagcaaaagatACCACAGTTGAGACTCAACAATTTATCTATGTAGACTTGTGGATACAAATTTAGATAAACAGTTTGGAAAATTGAGGGACCAGATaacaaaattcacaaaattaTTTGCAAGAAGCAGTGCAAAAAACAATATTACTGGCCAAGAAAAGGATCAGAGGTTATTGGAATGTATGGCACACTCATAGCATGTTTCAATGCTTATAATTATATGCTTTGCTCTTCAAGAATTACTGACTTATTTAGACAACTTTTTTTTGTGGATCTTCATCTTTGTCATATTTACGTAAGAAGACTGTTGCAGCGTATGCTTATAAAATGAATTATATAATTGGGGACAAGACCTGTGTGAGATGTGGAAATTGAGCGTTTGCTGTGCACTGGGTCAAAATACTTGAATCGATGGTCAGTGCTAGCCATTGGTTATAAAGTAGGGTCAGaatctaaaataattaatgGCTGTCATTGTGCATTGTACATGTGTACTTATTACCAGATGTGTAAACAAGAGAACAGCCTTGCGTCTAGACCAGAAATCCAGTTGACTATTTTGAATAGTGAACATCAATCAATTCCAACACCTAGGTGTTTGGCAACGTTGGCGGGAAAACtcccaaccctaaccctaaacctttATGTCTATGAATTACACTGGCTAGGTAGCAGTTCTTAGAAACACCTGGTCTGCCCTAACCTGGAAGCAACTGTACTGCATGTAACAAGCAACTCAACACTGACCCTGGATTATAATTAATATAAGAATTTGAAAGCCAACAAAAATGACTATGTAGTTCTTACCTGACAGTGAATTAAAAATGTCAGCAAGCCCAGCAGTTGATATATTGCAATGAATTAAGCTCAGTGAATGAAGTGAGCTGTTTGACTCCAGTCCACCTGCAATCAAACTTGCTCCTTGATCAAAGAGGGGACATGCTAGGCACAGCTCCTTGATGCCAGAAACTGTTCTTCCAGGATCAAACACAGTGAGAGATGAACTATTAGGTCTTTGAGATAAGATGTTACCATCCAATGAAAAATTCCCTTCATCATCTGCACCAGCATGATTCATAGTCATCTTACTATCATCATATCCACGAGTGTATCTCTCAGAAGAAGTTGTTGGTCTGGATTCTTTCACTGCAGGTCCCTCTCTCAGACTGTTGCTATTGTAACGCTCTGAACTTTGACAGCTTTTTTCTCTGCCAAAGACATCATCTTGACATTTATTATCCATTTGCAAACTCACACTTTCTGTATCACCTGTTTTGTCCTTGCTAGATATTTCATCTGTCAAGTGACTTTTCTCCATATTACAAGTACAAACATCTCTGATTGCTCTCCCCATTGATGAAGAGAAGGCCGAAGAAACAATGGAAGAAGAAAATACAAGCTTCTCCAGAGACTTTGTGTTACCTCTGCACATGAGACAGAAGGAACCAATAAGTTTCTCAAGAAGAAGAATAGATGCTTCATCGTTAAACATATTATTAGTAATTTTGAGCAACCACAGTTGGCCCTTGGTGCAGAGACAAGCTAAAGTGTCAGTGAATACCTGTAATGTCTGAGGATTACCCAAAATTAACCCTAGTCCATTATCATCAAGACTTAAGGATTCCAGGTTCCAGCAGTTGCTAAGACAAGTTACGAGCAATTCCAAAAGGTCTTGCTGAAACCAGAAAGCAACAAGTTCAAAATGAACCAACTTAGATGAAAACACAGGATTTAATAAACTGGTTGGGATGGATGGTAACGTGACAGATTCTGCATCGACCAAAAACTCTGCAGTGGGACAAAACTCCCCGCAAAGCTCAGATGACTTAAGCACTGCATGCTGACAGCTGCAATACGTAAAAACTTCATCATACAGGTCTGAGTCATTACTGGTGGAAGTTTTGAAACTGCAAGAAGTGCTATTAGGTAAACATACATTACAAGCTCTTGAATCTGAACAGTGTTGTGAAAAACAAGCATTGAAGCCATTGGAGAAGTCATAGATATTCACATCCTCCACCTTTAAATGGTAAGATGAAGTATCTAGAATATTGTCAGCTGTGTAACTGTAGGCTGGACTTGTACTTTTTGAGGAGGTCTTTGCATCTTGTTTGTGGTCCTGCTGATGACAAATAGCATCCTTGTTTGATTTATCAATTTTCTTTCTCAAGCTTTCACTCTTCTGTTCAATTCCTGAATTTACATACAGATGAGATGTATGAGCACTTGTTTTGGCATTTAATGGTGATAATGACCTAAGTATCTTACTCCAAATTTGTAGATTATCCACTTTGCAAAAACTGAAGCTCACAGATTTTAAATTCTTTGCCACAAATCCTTGAAGAAGGCAACAAAGTGCATCTGCTCCACAGTCTCTGAGCAGGAAAATTTCCAAGAATTCAACATGCTTAGCCAGCTGCTGACAAATCTCCCAGTTTTTTGCTAAATATATACAAGCTCTGTTATACAACCTTAGATAAGTTGCATATTTTCCACAAATGGAAATAGTTTTGCAAAGATCTTGGCGTCCTATAACAAGGAATATAAAATGAAACTGATCAGTTTTAGAAGCAATtaaataccgtaaacgtccatgtataagccgcactttttttcacaaaattgaaggcAAAAAttgagggtgcggcttatccatggagttctcaaaaacctaattaatattcataaaacttcttaaggtgccaagaaagaaacataaaagaaactgagagcgtgttgctgtagttcattgccttttttattcagtggtggctcctaaaggaatcttcgagtgtttatcagcgaatctcgctctccaaaagttctttcaagccattaattttcgctttactcaaacaactaaacgtctgcagccagtcactgccacgcgtatcttccCGCCACACGCGACAAagtagggaccttcagatccgactacaacaacgactacgagtacgagtttttcaatgtgtacccgctGCGCATGCGTGACTGCGTGAGGCTGTCatgtcaactcgttctgtcttCAAAATCTCTTCACCGTCTTGACgcgaactacgagattttcaacaaatctcgtcccccaaCTACGAGTTCACTGCAGGTGCAAAGGcaagttaaaaggttagtctttaaaggcgctggtacactgtgaaatgttccacgcaacttgtcttgcaatgttttggtgacgttgtggcatcttgtgttgtttgtcttcTAAATATTCCTGCgactga is a genomic window of Acropora muricata isolate sample 2 chromosome 8, ASM3666990v1, whole genome shotgun sequence containing:
- the LOC136924699 gene encoding uncharacterized protein isoform X1; its protein translation is MADESRGIVIRKLETLCTALISENIHFWKPEAFLGIPQHLFFPLLEKLHPLEIEKLEGSGICQTLGINTNCLWQDIYFSRWSRKRKWPEMFFKQKGTTWEQMQWRVCYLQRHLQEAVNIENDFEGKEFGNSSSHKGRQDLCKTISICGKYATYLRLYNRACIYLAKNWEICQQLAKHVEFLEIFLLRDCGADALCCLLQGFVAKNLKSVSFSFCKVDNLQIWSKILRSLSPLNAKTSAHTSHLYVNSGIEQKSESLRKKIDKSNKDAICHQQDHKQDAKTSSKSTSPAYSYTADNILDTSSYHLKVEDVNIYDFSNGFNACFSQHCSDSRACNVCLPNSTSCSFKTSTSNDSDLYDEVFTYCSCQHAVLKSSELCGEFCPTAEFLVDAESVTLPSIPTSLLNPVFSSKLVHFELVAFWFQQDLLELLVTCLSNCWNLESLSLDDNGLGLILGNPQTLQVFTDTLACLCTKGQLWLLKITNNMFNDEASILLLEKLIGSFCLMCRGNTKSLEKLVFSSSIVSSAFSSSMGRAIRDVCTCNMEKSHLTDEISSKDKTGDTESVSLQMDNKCQDDVFGREKSCQSSERYNSNSLREGPAVKESRPTTSSERYTRGYDDSKMTMNHAGADDEGNFSLDGNILSQRPNSSSLTVFDPGRTVSGIKELCLACPLFDQGASLIAGGLESNSSLHSLSLIHCNISTAGLADIFNSLSGNQVLKHLNVKGNSYDSGTNDSLAKMLKHNNALTGLNLSSCKLGEHTANFNKNFILALSMNSTISSLKLKDNRLGAAHVTALSEVLTHPEQISRIAKLDLRNNPISLDSLSALASSLQCIKSRKLEEIKVTQNILGPQLHEALSRLKAVVKNVVAEHLDKTTLMADFVSQM
- the LOC136924699 gene encoding uncharacterized protein isoform X2; its protein translation is MFFKQKGTTWEQMQWRVCYLQRHLQEAVNIENDFEGKEFGNSSSHKGRQDLCKTISICGKYATYLRLYNRACIYLAKNWEICQQLAKHVEFLEIFLLRDCGADALCCLLQGFVAKNLKSVSFSFCKVDNLQIWSKILRSLSPLNAKTSAHTSHLYVNSGIEQKSESLRKKIDKSNKDAICHQQDHKQDAKTSSKSTSPAYSYTADNILDTSSYHLKVEDVNIYDFSNGFNACFSQHCSDSRACNVCLPNSTSCSFKTSTSNDSDLYDEVFTYCSCQHAVLKSSELCGEFCPTAEFLVDAESVTLPSIPTSLLNPVFSSKLVHFELVAFWFQQDLLELLVTCLSNCWNLESLSLDDNGLGLILGNPQTLQVFTDTLACLCTKGQLWLLKITNNMFNDEASILLLEKLIGSFCLMCRGNTKSLEKLVFSSSIVSSAFSSSMGRAIRDVCTCNMEKSHLTDEISSKDKTGDTESVSLQMDNKCQDDVFGREKSCQSSERYNSNSLREGPAVKESRPTTSSERYTRGYDDSKMTMNHAGADDEGNFSLDGNILSQRPNSSSLTVFDPGRTVSGIKELCLACPLFDQGASLIAGGLESNSSLHSLSLIHCNISTAGLADIFNSLSGNQVLKHLNVKGNSYDSGTNDSLAKMLKHNNALTGLNLSSCKLGEHTANFNKNFILALSMNSTISSLKLKDNRLGAAHVTALSEVLTHPEQISRIAKLDLRNNPISLDSLSALASSLQCIKSRKLEEIKVTQNILGPQLHEALSRLKAVVKNVVAEHLDKTTLMADFVSQM